A single genomic interval of Carettochelys insculpta isolate YL-2023 chromosome 16, ASM3395843v1, whole genome shotgun sequence harbors:
- the MRM2 gene encoding rRNA methyltransferase 2, mitochondrial has product MSRYQRMMSITLQCQRFHNAAGCLKSKTGTEHRWLERHLKDPFVKAAKQHNYRCRSAFKLLEIDDKHKVLRPGFSVIDCGAAPGAWSQVAVQRVNALGTDPNVPVGFVLGVDLLHISPLKGAVFLSNADITDPVTLKKIQELLPTEKADVILSDMAPNATGIRELDHQKLINLCFSLLDMSKSILRPSGTILCKFWDGREARLLQNRLLEHFPYVRTIKPQSSRKDSAEVYYLAKLYHDGVKCQKH; this is encoded by the exons ATGAGCCG TTACCAGAGGATGATGAGCATTACGCTTCAATGCCAAAGGTTCCACAACGCAGCGGGATGTCTAAAGAGCAAAACCGGGACAGAGCACCGCTGGCTGGAGCGGCATCTGAAGGATCCGTTTGTGAAGGCAGCCAAACAGCATAATTATCGTTGCCGGAGCGCCTTCAAACTGCTGGAGATCGATGACAAACATAAAGTCCTTCGTCCAGGGTTCTCTGTGATAGACTGTGGGGCAGCTCCTGGAGCTTGGAGTCAGGTGGCTGTACAGCGAGTCAACGCTTTAGGCACTG ATCCTAATGTCCCAGTTGGTTTTGTCCTTGGAGTGGATCTTCTTCATATTTCCCCTCTTAAAGGAGCAGTCTTCCTTTCCAATGCTGATATTACAGATCCAGTCACGCTTAAGAAGATCCAGGAGCTGTTGCCTACGGAGAAGGCAGATGTTATCTTGAGTGACATGGCACCTAATGCTACAGGCATCCGAGAGCTAGATCATCAGAAGCTGATTAATTTGTGCTTTTCTCTTTTGGATATGTCCAAAAGTATCTTGCGGCCAAGTGGAACCATTCTCTGTAAATTCTGGGATGGCCGGGAAGCCCGTCTCCTTCAAAACAGACTtctggagcacttcccatacgtGAGAACGATAAAGCCTCAGTCCAGCCGGAAAGACTCAGCAGAGGTCTATTACTTGGCAAAACTGTACCATGATGGAGTGAAGTGTCAGAAACACTGA